From a single Gammaproteobacteria bacterium genomic region:
- a CDS encoding FAD-binding protein, with product MTGIPLSDSLLQQLRTLVGADNVLHEPSDCWPYGYDNSRRHALPQAVVFTREHAEVVAVVGFCNQHRIPLTARGRGTGTTGATVPTQGGIVLSLERMERIIKLDPGNRVMIVEPGVTNQAVQDAAAKAGFFWGPDPTSAAFCTVGGNIAYNSAGPRAVKYGTTRDNVLGLHAVTGDGKEIRTGVYTTKGVVGYDLTRLIIGSEGTLAIVTEATLKLTPLPEAKRTLQAVYKDMADAAAAVSSIMAQPVIPCALEFIDGRAIDMIRSYSRANLPTGAGAMLMIEVDGLAEGLDAAADRVAQAARNDGLLDLYVARTKEDVASLWETRKALSPALRNISPKKINEDIVVPVSEMPALIRGLEQLSQQYSIPIVNFGHAGNGNIHVNLLIDPDDPVQMHNAEHCLSDVFDLTLKLNGTISGEHGVGLEKRDFVGREIDTTTLDLMRRIKTQFDPNNILNSDKALPLA from the coding sequence ATGACCGGCATACCGCTTAGCGATTCCCTGTTGCAGCAACTGCGCACGCTCGTTGGCGCTGACAATGTATTACACGAGCCTTCCGATTGCTGGCCTTACGGCTATGACAATAGTCGCCGCCATGCGCTGCCTCAAGCCGTGGTTTTTACGCGAGAACATGCTGAAGTCGTTGCTGTTGTCGGATTTTGCAATCAACATCGCATTCCGCTCACCGCTCGCGGCCGCGGCACCGGCACCACTGGCGCTACGGTGCCGACCCAAGGTGGCATTGTGCTATCGCTGGAACGCATGGAGCGGATCATCAAACTCGATCCCGGCAATCGGGTGATGATTGTTGAACCAGGCGTCACTAATCAGGCGGTGCAAGATGCCGCCGCCAAGGCTGGTTTTTTCTGGGGACCCGACCCGACCAGCGCTGCCTTTTGTACCGTCGGCGGCAATATCGCCTACAACTCTGCCGGTCCACGCGCCGTTAAATACGGCACCACGCGTGATAACGTACTTGGTTTGCACGCCGTTACTGGCGATGGCAAAGAAATTCGTACCGGCGTTTACACGACCAAAGGTGTCGTTGGTTACGATTTAACGCGCTTAATCATTGGCTCTGAGGGCACGCTGGCGATTGTTACCGAGGCGACATTGAAACTCACACCGCTACCCGAAGCCAAACGCACATTGCAGGCAGTCTATAAAGATATGGCCGATGCCGCAGCCGCCGTTTCCAGCATTATGGCGCAACCGGTGATTCCCTGTGCCCTGGAATTTATTGATGGCCGCGCCATCGACATGATCCGCAGTTATTCGCGCGCCAATCTGCCTACCGGCGCTGGCGCCATGTTGATGATTGAAGTTGACGGTCTGGCGGAAGGGCTGGATGCCGCTGCTGATCGTGTTGCGCAGGCGGCACGTAACGATGGTCTGCTCGACTTGTATGTTGCACGCACCAAAGAAGATGTCGCCAGCCTGTGGGAAACGCGCAAGGCATTATCGCCTGCACTGCGCAACATCTCGCCGAAGAAAATCAATGAAGACATCGTGGTTCCAGTTTCGGAAATGCCGGCTCTGATTCGCGGTCTTGAACAACTGTCACAGCAGTACAGCATTCCTATCGTCAATTTCGGTCACGCCGGTAACGGCAATATTCATGTAAATCTATTGATCGATCCTGACGACCCAGTGCAGATGCACAATGCTGAACATTGCCTGAGCGATGTTTTTGATCTTACTCTGAAACTGAACGGTACCATCTCCGGCGAACATGGCGTTGGCCTCGAAAAACGTGATTTCGTCGGCCGTGAGATTGATACCACAACACTGGATTTAATGCGCCGCATCAAGACACAGTTTGATCCGAACAATATTTTGAATTCCGATAAGGCGCTACCGCTGGCCTAG
- the moaB gene encoding molybdenum cofactor biosynthesis protein B — protein sequence MATAPEFKAINIAVLTVSDTRTDATDHSGQYLAERLVTTGHRLAEKRIVKDDRYQLRAVVSQWIADSDIHCVLITGGTGITGRDITPEAVLPLLDKEIAGFGELFRHLSFSDIGSSTIQSRAFAGQANNTYLFCLPGSTGACQLAWEKIIAPQLDNRTQPCNFVNLIPRLNER from the coding sequence ATGGCCACTGCGCCTGAATTCAAAGCCATCAATATCGCCGTACTCACCGTTTCTGATACCCGCACTGACGCTACTGACCACTCAGGCCAATATCTGGCAGAACGACTCGTCACCACAGGTCATCGCTTGGCCGAGAAACGAATTGTAAAAGATGACCGCTATCAATTACGGGCTGTTGTATCACAATGGATCGCTGATTCGGATATCCACTGCGTGCTAATTACCGGCGGCACCGGGATTACCGGGCGCGACATCACGCCCGAAGCGGTATTGCCATTACTGGACAAAGAAATCGCTGGCTTTGGTGAACTGTTCCGTCATCTTTCATTCAGCGATATCGGATCATCTACCATTCAGTCACGCGCCTTTGCCGGCCAGGCCAACAACACTTATCTCTTTTGTCTGCCTGGCTCCACCGGCGCCTGCCAACTGGCATGGGAAAAAATCATCGCCCCACAGCTGGATAATCGCACCCAACCCTGCAACTTCGTCAATCTTATTCCCAGACTCAATGAACGTTAA
- a CDS encoding YraN family protein, with the protein MQAPIKQQRGAQAEDLACRHLQAKGLKLITRNYRCPRGEIDLIMDHAGTVVFVEVRYRSNPNYGSGADSIDYRKQCKLNATALHYLQHHDALAKRQARFDVISISQRTGQPQIDWIVNAF; encoded by the coding sequence ATGCAGGCACCCATTAAGCAACAGCGTGGTGCGCAGGCCGAAGATCTGGCCTGCCGCCACTTACAGGCCAAGGGCCTGAAACTGATTACACGCAACTATCGTTGCCCTCGGGGTGAAATCGATCTGATTATGGATCATGCCGGCACCGTGGTCTTTGTCGAAGTCCGCTACCGCAGCAACCCAAACTATGGCAGCGGCGCCGATAGCATCGATTACCGCAAACAATGCAAACTCAACGCGACAGCGCTACACTATTTGCAACACCATGATGCCCTTGCCAAACGCCAGGCTCGATTCGATGTCATCTCGATCAGCCAGCGTACCGGGCAACCGCAAATTGACTGGATAGTAAACGCATTTTAA
- a CDS encoding cbb3-type cytochrome c oxidase subunit I: protein MKQNQYELEIPTGSPRQLAIGWLFLALGALILGGVLTILIVLSRTPGVQSIIPWTDFFHTAIIVHVDLTVLVWFLAFAGIFWSLNGNARGAGLGWLALGLCVLGTIIFTAAPFLGAGDPLMNNYIPILLDKKFLIGLGIVGLGFSVSIVRGLISLRGLGNMQTGTGVLQFGIVTALITALASVLALMATYSTMPQLDQPRAHYELLFWGGGHTLQFTHTQLMVVAWLVLATAAGVSIKFSPRVAWIIIALGFAPVLSVPVLYAMYSVDSAEHLVMFTKLMQYGGGISALLIGLMLVIGWAETGFGLRTPERSAMICSILLFGFGGVIGYLISGINVTIPAHYHGSIVAVTIAFMGFGYYLLPRFGFEIRTPKLATWQPAIYAGGQCLHVLGLAWAGGYGIQRKTAGAAQGLHNIQEIAAMGIMGIGGLISVVGGLLFLVVAIKAIWPVLRSR from the coding sequence ATGAAACAGAATCAATATGAATTGGAAATCCCGACCGGTAGTCCTCGCCAGTTGGCGATCGGTTGGTTGTTTTTGGCGCTTGGGGCGCTAATCCTCGGTGGTGTGTTGACTATATTAATAGTGTTGTCACGCACGCCCGGTGTGCAGAGTATTATTCCGTGGACCGATTTTTTTCACACGGCGATTATTGTTCATGTTGATCTAACCGTGCTGGTCTGGTTTCTCGCATTCGCGGGCATATTCTGGAGTCTGAATGGTAACGCGCGCGGCGCTGGATTAGGTTGGTTGGCGCTGGGTTTGTGTGTGCTTGGAACAATTATTTTCACCGCCGCGCCATTTCTCGGTGCCGGTGACCCATTGATGAATAATTACATTCCGATTCTGCTCGATAAAAAGTTTCTCATCGGTTTGGGGATCGTCGGTCTTGGGTTTTCAGTGTCGATCGTGCGTGGCTTAATCAGTTTGCGTGGGCTAGGTAACATGCAAACCGGCACCGGTGTCTTGCAGTTTGGCATCGTGACAGCATTGATTACAGCACTGGCATCAGTGCTGGCACTAATGGCGACATATAGCACCATGCCGCAACTGGATCAGCCGCGCGCTCATTATGAATTGTTGTTCTGGGGTGGTGGCCACACTCTGCAATTTACGCACACGCAATTAATGGTGGTGGCCTGGCTGGTGTTGGCCACGGCGGCGGGTGTTTCGATAAAATTTTCACCGCGTGTTGCCTGGATCATTATCGCGCTGGGTTTTGCGCCGGTGCTCTCAGTGCCGGTGTTGTATGCCATGTACAGCGTCGATTCCGCAGAGCATCTCGTGATGTTCACCAAGCTGATGCAATATGGCGGCGGCATCAGCGCATTGCTGATCGGTTTGATGTTAGTGATCGGTTGGGCAGAAACAGGGTTTGGTTTGCGCACGCCTGAACGCTCGGCGATGATTTGTTCGATTTTGTTGTTCGGATTCGGTGGTGTCATCGGCTATTTGATTAGCGGCATTAACGTCACCATCCCTGCGCATTATCACGGTTCCATCGTTGCGGTAACGATCGCCTTTATGGGGTTTGGCTATTATTTGTTGCCCCGCTTTGGTTTTGAAATCAGAACGCCAAAACTGGCGACCTGGCAACCGGCGATTTATGCCGGTGGACAGTGTCTGCATGTATTAGGGTTGGCATGGGCGGGTGGCTATGGCATTCAGCGCAAAACTGCGGGCGCGGCGCAAGGGTTGCACAACATTCAAGAAATTGCCGCGATGGGCATCATGGGTATTGGTGGCTTGATTTCAGTGGTCGGTGGTTTGTTGTTTCTGGTGGTTGCGATCAAGGCGATTTGGCCGGTGCTGCGCAGTCGATAA
- a CDS encoding BON domain-containing protein: MFNIRSVISFTLLSALAINLTGCPVPLLVAGGAAATMGSATERRDAQALIDDQSIEMQISNAIHSDPALDTQAHINIVSYNRTVLLTGEAPTEELLTRAVDLARRVEGVKVVHNEILNAAPSSLASRSKDSWITTKIKSGLFAAQDISAQHFKIVTENQSVFLMGLVTHAEADIAVEITRQVEDVQQVITLFEYQN; this comes from the coding sequence ATGTTCAATATCAGATCTGTGATCAGCTTCACACTGCTTTCCGCACTTGCAATCAACCTGACGGGTTGTCCAGTGCCGTTATTGGTCGCAGGCGGTGCCGCCGCCACAATGGGCAGCGCCACGGAACGGCGTGATGCCCAGGCCTTGATCGACGATCAGTCCATTGAGATGCAAATCAGCAATGCCATTCATTCCGATCCGGCGCTGGACACACAGGCCCACATTAACATAGTGAGTTATAACCGAACGGTACTGCTCACTGGAGAGGCCCCCACTGAGGAATTACTGACTCGTGCCGTCGATCTTGCGCGCCGGGTTGAGGGCGTCAAAGTAGTGCATAACGAGATTCTGAACGCAGCCCCCAGCAGCCTTGCTTCTCGCAGCAAAGACAGCTGGATCACCACCAAGATCAAATCCGGATTGTTTGCCGCTCAGGACATTAGCGCACAACACTTCAAGATCGTGACCGAGAATCAATCTGTGTTTCTGATGGGCCTCGTGACGCATGCCGAAGCGGACATTGCCGTCGAGATCACGCGCCAGGTCGAAGATGTACAGCAAGTCATTACTTTGTTCGAGTACCAGAATTAA
- a CDS encoding phosphoheptose isomerase, giving the protein MDLIERINQHFEESAHTKLQAMEILSPVIALAAQLMTQRLINGNKILTCGNGGSAADAQHFSSELLNRYEMERPPLPAIALTTDTSTLTSIANDYRYEDVFAKQIRALGNANDILIAISTSGRSPSIINAINAAHERQMTVLALTGRDGGEVPSVLHDGDIEIRVPSDKTARIQEVHLLTIHCLCDLIDMQLFGQKG; this is encoded by the coding sequence ATGGACTTGATTGAACGTATTAATCAACACTTTGAGGAAAGCGCCCACACCAAGCTGCAAGCGATGGAGATATTGTCTCCGGTGATTGCCCTTGCCGCGCAGCTCATGACTCAACGCCTGATCAACGGCAACAAGATACTGACCTGCGGCAATGGCGGTTCAGCCGCGGATGCGCAACATTTTTCCTCCGAACTGCTCAATCGATACGAAATGGAGCGGCCACCGCTGCCTGCCATCGCCCTAACGACAGACACCTCGACGCTGACATCGATCGCCAACGATTATCGCTACGAAGACGTGTTTGCCAAACAGATCCGCGCCCTGGGCAATGCCAATGACATCTTGATCGCCATTTCCACCAGCGGCCGCTCACCCAGCATCATCAATGCCATCAATGCCGCCCACGAACGACAAATGACAGTGTTGGCGCTGACGGGTCGTGATGGCGGTGAGGTTCCCTCCGTCCTGCACGATGGCGATATCGAAATCCGCGTCCCTTCCGACAAGACTGCGCGCATCCAGGAAGTCCATCTGCTGACGATTCATTGCCTCTGCGATTTGATAGACATGCAACTGTTCGGACAAAAGGGCTAA
- a CDS encoding COX15/CtaA family protein: MQSTSFSRNHDKIITAWLLLICAMIFTMVVIGGVTRLTGSGLSMVQWEPIVGAIPPLSQAEWESTFRQYQQFPEFQFKNPDMDVEGFKGIFWLEYFHRLLGRGIGVLFLIPMLYFFVRGQVSKELKPKLITMFILGGLQGALGWYMVSSGLAEDAHVSQYRLTAHLGFAVIIYGYILWVALGLLFPRKELKPNRIATLGNYAAAIVALAYVTILSGGFVAGLRAGFVYNTFPLMEGQWIHNDILALDPLWRNFFENFITVQFDHRVLAMTVLASILAFWWTARRVDLQPRARLGMNLLLAAVLLQVAIGITTLLLIVPIPLAAAHQGGAVLLFTAALFAAHALRRQ, encoded by the coding sequence ATGCAATCGACATCCTTTTCCCGCAATCACGACAAAATCATCACCGCCTGGCTGCTGCTCATCTGCGCCATGATTTTCACGATGGTGGTCATCGGCGGCGTGACCCGCCTCACCGGCTCCGGTCTATCGATGGTGCAGTGGGAGCCCATTGTCGGCGCCATTCCGCCACTGTCACAAGCCGAATGGGAAAGCACTTTTCGTCAATATCAGCAGTTCCCGGAATTCCAATTCAAGAATCCGGACATGGATGTAGAAGGCTTTAAAGGTATTTTCTGGCTTGAGTACTTTCATCGCCTGCTCGGCCGCGGCATTGGCGTACTCTTTTTGATCCCTATGCTCTATTTCTTTGTGCGTGGCCAGGTATCCAAAGAGCTAAAACCCAAGTTGATTACTATGTTTATCCTTGGCGGGCTACAAGGCGCACTCGGCTGGTACATGGTTTCAAGCGGCCTGGCTGAAGATGCCCACGTCTCGCAATATCGCCTCACCGCGCACCTCGGCTTCGCCGTCATCATCTATGGCTATATTCTCTGGGTCGCGCTCGGGCTGCTGTTTCCACGCAAAGAATTAAAACCCAATCGCATCGCCACCCTCGGCAACTACGCCGCTGCTATCGTGGCGCTGGCGTATGTCACGATCCTGTCCGGTGGTTTTGTTGCCGGCCTGCGTGCAGGATTTGTCTATAACACCTTCCCGTTGATGGAAGGTCAATGGATACACAACGACATCCTGGCGCTGGATCCGCTGTGGCGCAATTTCTTCGAGAATTTCATCACCGTCCAGTTTGACCACCGCGTACTGGCCATGACCGTACTCGCCAGCATCCTCGCATTCTGGTGGACGGCGCGCCGCGTCGATCTCCAACCCCGTGCCCGACTCGGCATGAATCTGTTACTCGCAGCCGTGTTGCTGCAAGTCGCCATCGGCATCACCACGTTATTATTGATCGTGCCGATCCCGTTGGCAGCTGCCCACCAAGGCGGTGCCGTACTATTATTTACCGCCGCCTTATTTGCCGCACATGCCCTGCGGCGCCAGTAA
- a CDS encoding nitrate reductase cytochrome c-type subunit: MLGIILVMLLSQPLAMAQDGGLVSLRGDKAVSDSSVEPRVAKIRHDSEPILRQYVQQPPLIPHRVDGYVINKKFNKCLTCHSWANYKQSGATKISQTHFVNQEGVELSNVAGRRYFCMQCHVPQYEVDPLVGNTFKPIPLLDRD; this comes from the coding sequence ATGCTGGGGATTATTCTTGTCATGTTGTTGAGTCAACCGCTGGCGATGGCGCAGGATGGTGGATTGGTATCGCTACGCGGTGATAAGGCGGTGAGCGATTCCTCCGTTGAGCCGCGTGTTGCAAAAATCCGTCACGATAGCGAACCCATTTTGCGGCAATATGTACAGCAACCACCCTTGATTCCACATCGTGTTGATGGCTATGTAATCAACAAAAAATTCAATAAATGTCTGACTTGTCACAGTTGGGCGAACTACAAGCAGAGTGGTGCCACCAAGATTAGTCAAACCCATTTTGTGAATCAGGAGGGTGTTGAATTGTCGAATGTCGCCGGGCGGCGTTATTTCTGCATGCAATGTCATGTGCCTCAGTACGAAGTTGATCCGTTGGTGGGAAATACGTTCAAGCCGATCCCGCTGCTTGATCGGGATTGA
- a CDS encoding NapC/NirT family cytochrome c: MSDQIPKSQSEEGFFLRHWRNLTQPRICYTVRTVLVMGVVIGVILWGGFNTVLEATNTEQFCLSCHEMKENVYVEYRNTIHYNNRSGVRATCPDCHVPKEWTHKMIRKIQASNELLHKMLGSVDTPQKFEAKRLELARHVWAGMKKTDSRECRNCHDFKAMDYMAQERRSVQQHDKGLSIGMTCIDCHKGIAHSLPAMYEVDSSAVVGDKK; encoded by the coding sequence ATGTCTGACCAAATACCAAAATCACAGTCAGAGGAAGGCTTTTTTCTTCGTCACTGGCGTAATCTGACGCAGCCGCGGATTTGTTACACGGTGCGTACGGTATTGGTGATGGGGGTTGTGATTGGCGTCATTTTATGGGGTGGTTTTAATACTGTGCTTGAAGCGACCAACACCGAACAGTTTTGTCTTTCATGTCATGAAATGAAAGAGAATGTCTACGTCGAGTACAGAAACACCATTCACTACAATAATCGTTCGGGTGTGCGGGCAACCTGTCCCGACTGTCATGTACCCAAGGAGTGGACACACAAGATGATCAGGAAAATACAGGCCAGTAATGAGCTGTTACATAAAATGCTGGGATCGGTGGATACTCCGCAGAAATTCGAGGCTAAGCGTCTGGAATTGGCGCGGCATGTATGGGCCGGGATGAAAAAGACCGATTCACGCGAATGTCGTAATTGCCACGATTTTAAAGCCATGGACTACATGGCTCAAGAACGGCGTTCGGTACAGCAACACGATAAGGGATTATCGATAGGGATGACCTGTATCGACTGTCACAAGGGGATTGCCCATTCATTGCCCGCGATGTACGAAGTCGATTCGAGTGCTGTGGTGGGTGATAAGAAATAG
- the napA gene encoding nitrate reductase catalytic subunit NapA: protein MTLSRRDFLKMNAIAATAAAAGISIPSIAETQHNDEIVWDKAPCRFCGTGCGVMVGSREGRVVATRGDLLSPVNKGLNCVKGYFLSKIMYGKDRLTKPLLRMKNGKFDKEGDFSEISWDHAFDIMAEKWKAAIKEKGPTAVGMFGSGQWTIWEGYAASKLYKAGFRSNNIDPNARHCMASAVGGFLRAFGADEPMGCYDDLEAADAFVLWGSNMAEMHPILWMRLTETRLSDQNREVHVLSTFEHRSFDLADNGIVFKPQTDLAILNYIANYIIQHKAYHKDFVSKHVKFAKAVTDIGYGLRPDHPLEQKAANAGKGDLTDIGIEEYAKLVAPYTLEYTSKLSGVPRENLLRLAKLYADPKKKITSFWTMGFNQHTRGVWANGLLYNIHLLMGKISEPGNSPFSLTGQPSACGTAREVGVFSHRLPTDMVVDKLEHRAFAEKTWQLPDGTIQEKPGYHAVMQNRMLKDGKLNAYWVMCNNNVQAAANINEEVLPGYRNPANFVVVSDPYPTVTAVSADLILPTAMWVEKEGAYGNAERRTQFWRQQVSAPGEARSDLWQLMEFSKRFKVEEVWPPELLAKKPEYRGKTLYQILFANGVVNKFPKQKVIDENGHEHANDEMAHFGFYVQKGLYEEYRLFGINGPKKGHELAPFDAYHQVRGIRWPVVDGKETRWRYREGYDVHVGVGKGVEFYGNHDGKAKIIFAPYEPPPESPDKEYDMWLSTGRVLEHWHSGSMTRRVPELHRAMPEAMVYMHPNDADMRGLRRGLPAKIISRRGEIKAIVETRGRNRPPEGLIFIPWFDEGRLVNKLTLDAIDPISKQTDYKKCAVKVVKA from the coding sequence ATGACACTCAGCAGACGTGATTTTCTAAAAATGAATGCCATTGCAGCGACAGCGGCAGCGGCGGGGATTTCCATTCCCAGCATTGCCGAGACGCAGCACAACGATGAGATAGTATGGGACAAGGCGCCGTGTCGATTTTGCGGTACAGGTTGTGGCGTGATGGTAGGGTCGCGTGAGGGTCGGGTCGTAGCTACGCGTGGCGATTTGCTTTCGCCAGTGAACAAGGGATTGAATTGCGTCAAAGGTTATTTCTTGTCCAAGATCATGTATGGCAAGGATCGGCTGACCAAGCCGTTGCTACGCATGAAGAATGGTAAGTTTGACAAAGAGGGTGATTTTTCCGAGATCAGCTGGGACCACGCCTTCGATATTATGGCCGAGAAGTGGAAGGCGGCGATCAAGGAAAAGGGCCCGACGGCGGTTGGCATGTTTGGTTCCGGCCAATGGACGATCTGGGAAGGCTATGCGGCATCAAAACTTTACAAGGCAGGATTTCGCTCCAATAACATTGATCCCAATGCACGGCATTGCATGGCATCGGCAGTCGGTGGATTCCTGCGCGCCTTTGGGGCCGATGAACCAATGGGTTGTTACGATGACTTGGAGGCGGCGGATGCCTTCGTGCTGTGGGGCTCGAATATGGCGGAGATGCATCCCATACTCTGGATGCGGCTGACAGAAACACGATTGAGCGATCAGAATCGTGAAGTGCATGTGCTCTCCACCTTTGAACACCGCAGTTTTGATCTGGCCGACAACGGTATTGTCTTTAAACCGCAGACTGATCTTGCCATTCTCAATTACATCGCCAATTACATTATTCAACACAAAGCCTATCACAAGGACTTTGTGAGCAAGCACGTCAAGTTTGCCAAGGCCGTGACGGACATCGGTTATGGTTTGCGGCCGGATCATCCGCTGGAGCAAAAGGCCGCCAATGCGGGCAAGGGTGATTTGACGGATATTGGGATCGAGGAATATGCAAAACTGGTGGCGCCATATACGCTGGAATACACCTCGAAGCTCAGTGGCGTGCCGCGGGAAAATCTGTTGCGTCTGGCCAAGCTTTATGCCGATCCAAAAAAGAAAATCACTTCATTCTGGACCATGGGCTTTAACCAGCACACACGTGGTGTCTGGGCCAATGGTCTGCTCTATAACATTCATCTGCTGATGGGAAAAATATCGGAACCCGGTAACAGTCCTTTCTCACTTACAGGGCAACCTTCGGCCTGCGGCACTGCGCGTGAAGTGGGCGTATTTTCACATCGGTTGCCAACCGACATGGTGGTGGACAAACTCGAGCATCGTGCCTTCGCTGAAAAAACCTGGCAACTGCCCGATGGAACGATTCAGGAAAAGCCAGGCTATCATGCGGTGATGCAAAATCGCATGTTGAAAGATGGAAAGCTGAATGCGTATTGGGTGATGTGTAATAACAACGTGCAGGCGGCAGCAAACATCAATGAAGAAGTGCTGCCTGGATATCGAAATCCCGCTAATTTTGTCGTTGTCTCGGATCCTTATCCTACCGTTACCGCTGTTTCTGCCGATTTGATTCTGCCGACGGCCATGTGGGTGGAGAAAGAGGGTGCCTATGGCAATGCCGAGCGCAGAACGCAATTCTGGCGGCAGCAGGTGTCAGCACCCGGTGAGGCACGCTCCGATTTGTGGCAACTGATGGAGTTTTCAAAGCGATTCAAAGTGGAAGAGGTCTGGCCGCCGGAGTTGCTTGCCAAGAAGCCGGAATATCGTGGCAAAACCTTGTATCAGATTTTGTTTGCCAATGGTGTGGTCAACAAATTTCCGAAACAGAAAGTGATCGATGAAAATGGGCACGAACATGCCAATGATGAGATGGCGCATTTTGGTTTCTATGTACAAAAGGGACTATATGAAGAGTATCGCCTATTCGGAATTAATGGTCCTAAGAAAGGACATGAATTAGCGCCGTTTGATGCGTATCATCAGGTGCGTGGTATCCGTTGGCCAGTCGTCGATGGCAAGGAGACACGCTGGCGTTATCGTGAAGGCTACGATGTACATGTCGGCGTAGGCAAGGGTGTCGAGTTTTATGGCAACCATGACGGCAAGGCCAAGATAATCTTTGCGCCTTACGAACCACCACCGGAATCGCCAGATAAGGAATACGATATGTGGCTTAGTACCGGGCGGGTGTTGGAGCACTGGCATTCCGGTTCCATGACAAGGCGTGTGCCGGAGCTGCATCGCGCGATGCCAGAGGCGATGGTTTACATGCATCCCAATGATGCCGATATGCGAGGATTGCGTCGTGGCTTGCCCGCAAAAATTATCAGTCGTCGTGGTGAGATCAAGGCGATCGTGGAGACTCGCGGTCGTAATCGTCCGCCGGAGGGCTTGATATTTATTCCGTGGTTTGATGAAGGTCGATTGGTGAATAAATTGACCTTGGATGCCATCGATCCAATCTCCAAGCAGACCGATTATAAAAAGTGTGCGGTAAAGGTTGTGAAGGCATGA
- a CDS encoding chaperone NapD, producing the protein MNIAGVLVNALPGKKQEVEIALLDMPGVEVHIVNEQGRMVVTIEGADERMVSDTLSQMHALNGVLSAAMVYHSFDDSETEGGSP; encoded by the coding sequence ATGAACATTGCAGGTGTGTTGGTCAATGCGCTGCCGGGCAAGAAGCAGGAGGTGGAAATCGCTTTGTTGGATATGCCGGGTGTCGAAGTACATATCGTTAATGAGCAAGGGCGCATGGTGGTGACAATAGAAGGTGCCGACGAGCGCATGGTTTCCGACACGCTATCGCAGATGCACGCGTTGAATGGCGTGCTGTCAGCAGCGATGGTTTATCACTCTTTCGATGATTCTGAAACAGAGGGGGGTTCCCCATGA